Genomic window (Plasmodium knowlesi strain H genome assembly, chromosome: 9):
TTCGTAAAGTCGAATGTTACATTggaaatttcttctttcatggCCTGGGGAGGGAGTGTCTTTTCGACAAATTGCATATACAGAAATTTGCAAACTCTTTTACTAACTCCGTGGCACTGTTTCCACGCGTTGAATTTGGCATCCATTAGGTAGCTATTTCCATCGTTTCCGCTCTTCGTGGGTGTTCCTCCTTTGTCCCCACTGCATCCTTCTGCGTTTAATGGATTGTCCGAATCACACACATCTGGGTTCATGTCTCCGGAGATTATCTGCTTGTACAAGCCATACAAGTAAAGCCACTGCTCAATTTTCAAGTGACTCCTATGTATCTTCACTGCGTTGCATGCCTGcatgaattttttatccAACTCGTCGTCACTTAAATGGATGATTACGTCTTTGTCTATTACGGgtagttgtatttttttttttttccactctcCTAGCCATTTTTCCAGTAGAATTTGCGGCGTTTTAAGTAGACATTTCGCCACCTGCCCAATTTGGTTCAATATTCTATTCGTCTTCTCGGGGCTGTACTTCCTCAGGGCGTACATGATAATGCATGCCGATGCGATGTTCGCAAACAACACTGTCTTCCGGTTCATGTTTTTCAACATTTTGGCTTTGGCTTGTACGTGTCCTGTACGTGCCTTGTACGTGGCTTGGCTACACCGGTTCAATCGTACCTGCCTGCACACGTGTGCGGAGGGAAAGATCACTGCAACACGCTACACAATACAAGCGGATTTTGAACTTTCCAGCGAGGAATGAAAGGCCTCCCCCCTGTGGCGATTTGAAATACTTACAAGAAATTAGGTGCACATTTTATAGGTATGCAGCTCAGAGGGGTAGGTTCCGCACAAATAGGCCTAACTCCCATTGGTTTACCCCTCTTCCCGTTTCGCAAGCTGTTTAACGGATTTGGTTTCGCTTCTATCCACGTGACCCTATATtttgggaaaaacaaaacaaaacaaaacaaagcCAGGTATAACGATTAGGTTGGTCACTCTATGTCCGTCCTTCGGCCCTCCCGCTTCGCTGTTCTGCGCTATGTTATGGTAAGCTCGGCctcgtgtattttttttttttttttttttttttttttcttgcttgtAGAGGACCTTCGACACGTCAACCGCACAGAAAATGCGGATCACAGG
Coding sequences:
- a CDS encoding acyl-CoA-binding protein, putative, with the protein product MLKNMNRKTVLFANIASACIIMYALRKYSPEKTNRILNQIGQVAKCLLKTPQILLEKWLGEWKKKKIQLPVIDKDVIIHLSDDELDKKFMQACNAVKIHRSHLKIEQWLYLYGLYKQIISGDMNPDVCDSDNPLNAEGCSGDKGGTPTKSGNDGNSYLMDAKFNAWKQCHGVSKRVCKFLYMQFVEKTLPPQAMKEEISNVTFDFTKTMSKMKPLQEALTGITEGLYGEISLNGKENGKDNGKDNGKDNGEDANNLSDLLCKNVVQANLQYIKNAVKKKPYIINKRNSDGLCALHYACDRGYLDIVKILIEFGADVNADDSCGDTALHIAAYSGKTDIIEYLISVGADVNKKNSEGLTFNSILSQEAELY